From a region of the Listeria monocytogenes ATCC 19117 genome:
- the hpt gene encoding hexose phosphate transporter Hpt, producing MSLFSLKRKNYFVPLEIQRQQWFKHFIVAFMSVFICYLTVYLLRNNFKAAQTLLIEQNHFSTTELGMIGLAFSVMYGIGKTILGYAVDGRNAKKIMSFLLGISAIISIIIGILLVTKQATVGILFILWGANGFVQSPGGPASYSTITRWTPKLKRGRWLGFWNASHNIGGALAGIVAFWGATTFFNGGAGGMFIVPGIIAIIIAIICFSVGHDEPEELGWNSAAEIFEEREEQGESETKDLSRFQILCRFVINNPWVWTLCVINIFIYIVRIGIDNWAPVYCIQALGWSTKDAIMTISFFEIGALLGSLSWGWLSDIMKGRRMLCSIIAVVIEFFMLISYSQVTSVYSMYTVLFILGFLVFGPQLLIGVSVIEFVPRNALAVTNGLTGTFAYLFGDSFAKVFLGYIADPTKAGIQIFGYTLHGWGATFTIMFTALIIAGLMMIPVALKQEKIIRQAKVLHL from the coding sequence ATGTCATTATTCAGTTTAAAAAGAAAGAACTATTTTGTTCCACTAGAAATTCAAAGGCAACAATGGTTCAAACACTTTATCGTTGCATTTATGTCTGTATTTATTTGTTATCTAACGGTCTATCTTCTAAGGAATAACTTTAAAGCAGCTCAGACATTGTTAATTGAGCAGAACCATTTCAGCACCACAGAACTAGGAATGATTGGTTTAGCTTTTTCTGTTATGTACGGAATTGGAAAAACGATTTTAGGGTATGCCGTGGATGGAAGAAATGCTAAAAAAATAATGAGTTTTTTATTAGGGATTTCCGCCATTATATCAATTATTATTGGAATACTTTTAGTTACAAAGCAAGCAACAGTGGGTATATTGTTTATCCTTTGGGGAGCAAATGGATTTGTGCAATCACCAGGTGGACCGGCTTCCTATTCAACTATCACACGATGGACGCCAAAATTGAAAAGAGGAAGATGGTTAGGCTTTTGGAATGCCTCGCATAATATAGGTGGTGCTTTAGCGGGAATTGTTGCTTTTTGGGGTGCGACTACTTTCTTTAATGGCGGGGCAGGGGGAATGTTTATCGTTCCGGGTATCATTGCGATCATCATTGCAATTATTTGCTTCTCCGTGGGGCATGATGAACCAGAAGAATTAGGATGGAACTCTGCCGCTGAAATTTTTGAAGAGCGAGAAGAACAAGGAGAATCGGAGACAAAAGACCTTTCTAGATTTCAAATTTTGTGTCGATTTGTTATTAATAATCCTTGGGTATGGACTTTATGTGTCATAAATATATTCATCTATATTGTTAGAATTGGTATTGATAATTGGGCGCCCGTTTATTGTATTCAAGCGCTAGGATGGAGCACAAAAGATGCAATTATGACTATTTCTTTTTTTGAAATTGGAGCATTGCTAGGTTCATTATCGTGGGGCTGGCTCTCAGATATTATGAAAGGCCGCCGTATGCTTTGCTCTATTATTGCAGTTGTCATTGAATTTTTCATGTTAATTAGTTACTCGCAAGTTACAAGTGTTTATAGCATGTATACGGTATTATTTATTTTAGGATTCTTAGTATTTGGCCCCCAACTTTTAATTGGCGTGTCGGTGATAGAGTTTGTTCCTAGAAATGCTTTAGCTGTAACAAATGGCTTAACTGGAACGTTTGCATACTTATTCGGAGATTCTTTTGCTAAAGTCTTTCTAGGATATATCGCAGACCCAACAAAAGCGGGTATACAAATATTTGGCTATACTTTACACGGCTGGGGCGCAACTTTTACCATTATGTTTACAGCTTTAATTATTGCAGGCTTAATGATGATTCCAGTTGCATTAAAACAAGAGAAAATCATCCGACAAGCAAAAGTTTTACATCTATAA
- a CDS encoding MFS transporter: MSSTKSIINKKTLLFGLISVFLCGMGFSIIMPVVPFLVTPYVTNASDQALMVTLLTSVYALCVFFAAPGLGALSDRFGRRPVLLICFIGSAIGYFIFGLGGALWVLFLGRIFEGITGGSISTLFAFFADITPQEERTKYFGWVSAAAGAGAALGPAFGGLLAHFGYAMPFFFGAAITFINFLFGYFYMPESLEEANRLKRIPLMRLNPFSQLLKILTIKNLGRLLIAAFFIWVPNGSLQAVMSQFAIDSFSWKPALIGMMFSIMGIQDILSQAFVMPKLLLKLTDKQIAILGMIAEIIGYLLIAASSIFTLAPLLVIGMFVFGFGDSIFGPSFNGMVSKSASASEQGRIQGGSQAIQSVARIIGPVIGGQLYITLGHAAPAIMGVLLITVAIFILYKKTSLAK, from the coding sequence ATGTCTTCAACTAAATCTATTATTAATAAGAAAACTTTACTTTTCGGTCTTATATCTGTCTTCCTTTGTGGGATGGGGTTTAGTATTATTATGCCCGTTGTCCCGTTTCTCGTAACACCTTACGTAACAAATGCTAGTGATCAAGCGCTTATGGTGACACTGCTCACATCTGTTTATGCGCTTTGCGTGTTCTTTGCTGCGCCTGGTCTTGGTGCTTTAAGTGACAGATTTGGCAGACGACCAGTGTTACTCATTTGTTTTATCGGCTCTGCGATTGGTTACTTTATTTTCGGTCTTGGTGGGGCGCTTTGGGTGCTCTTTCTTGGTCGAATTTTTGAAGGAATCACTGGTGGTAGCATAAGTACACTATTTGCTTTCTTTGCTGATATTACGCCTCAAGAGGAGCGGACGAAATACTTTGGTTGGGTTAGCGCTGCAGCTGGTGCGGGTGCTGCGCTTGGTCCGGCTTTCGGTGGATTGCTTGCCCACTTTGGTTACGCAATGCCATTTTTCTTTGGAGCAGCGATTACTTTCATCAACTTTTTATTCGGTTATTTCTACATGCCTGAGAGTTTAGAAGAAGCAAATCGTTTAAAACGAATTCCGCTTATGCGACTCAATCCTTTTTCCCAGCTGCTTAAAATTCTGACCATCAAAAACTTAGGACGTTTACTGATTGCTGCATTTTTCATTTGGGTTCCTAATGGTTCCTTGCAAGCTGTCATGTCTCAATTCGCCATTGATAGTTTCAGTTGGAAGCCAGCTTTAATTGGGATGATGTTTTCCATTATGGGAATTCAAGATATCTTGTCGCAAGCTTTTGTTATGCCAAAATTACTACTCAAGTTAACGGACAAACAAATAGCTATTTTGGGGATGATTGCTGAGATTATTGGCTATTTGCTTATTGCAGCTTCCTCGATTTTCACACTTGCGCCGCTACTTGTTATCGGGATGTTCGTTTTCGGTTTTGGCGACTCGATTTTCGGACCTTCGTTTAACGGCATGGTTTCAAAATCTGCTAGCGCTAGCGAACAAGGTCGGATTCAAGGAGGTAGCCAAGCCATTCAGTCGGTGGCGCGTATTATCGGACCCGTTATCGGTGGGCAACTTTATATTACGCTTGGCCATGCTGCTCCTGCTATTATGGGTGTCCTTTTAATCACTGTTGCAATTTTTATTCTTTATAAAAAGACTTCTTTAGCAAAATAA
- a CDS encoding MarR family transcriptional regulator — protein MDKNEQVMANVRDLFNKLAWINKVKMEKALEGYKPSEVHCIEYIAKNEDPNVTKLAEAFYMTKSAISKITKKLMDKGYIESYQKPENKKEIYFRLTAKGAEINQVHDDLHQEFLDRDKVVFEDVTDAQYAEVLKFVDKYSRHLDNEMQKVYNQKSE, from the coding sequence ATGGATAAAAATGAACAAGTCATGGCGAACGTCAGAGATTTATTTAATAAGCTCGCTTGGATTAATAAAGTGAAGATGGAAAAAGCGCTAGAGGGATATAAACCTTCTGAAGTCCACTGCATCGAATACATTGCCAAAAATGAAGATCCTAATGTAACGAAACTCGCGGAAGCCTTCTATATGACAAAGAGCGCGATTAGCAAAATTACAAAAAAGCTGATGGATAAAGGCTATATTGAAAGTTATCAAAAACCGGAGAATAAGAAAGAAATTTATTTCCGTCTAACAGCTAAAGGCGCTGAAATTAACCAAGTCCACGATGATTTGCATCAAGAATTCCTCGATCGTGACAAGGTAGTTTTCGAAGACGTAACGGATGCACAATATGCGGAAGTGTTAAAATTTGTGGATAAATATAGTCGTCATTTAGATAATGAAATGCAGAAAGTTTACAATCAAAAATCCGAATAA
- a CDS encoding calcium-transporting ATPase, which yields MEIYRKSAAETFTQLEATEQGLTTSEVTKRQEKYGFNELKNKKKDPLWKLFLETFKDPMVIVLVVAALVQLVLGEVVESLIIFLVLIVNSIISVVQTRKAESSLDALREMSAPVAKVIRDGSKQSIHARELVPGDVVILDAGDFVPADGRLFESGSLKIDEGMLTGESEAVEKYIDTIPDEVGLGDRVNMVFSGSLVVYGRGMFVVTGTASETEIGKIAGLLETAEAKQTPLQRKLESFSKKLGLGILALCVLIFAVEAGRVLLGDNSADMATAILNAFMFAVAVAVAAIPEALSSIVTIVLAVGTNKMAKQHAIIRKLPAVETLGSTSVICTDKTGTLTQNKMTVVDYYLPDGTKENFPESPENWSEGERRLIHIAVLCNDSNINSEGKELGDPTEVALIAFSNKNNQDYNEIREKFIREGEIPFDSDRKLMSTLHTFNENKAMLTKGGPDVMFARCSYVFLDGEEKPMTEEILAKLKETNEEFSNQALRVLAYGYKRMPADTTELKLEDEQDIVLVGLTAMIDPPREAVYASIEESKKAGIRTVMITGDHKTTAQAIGRDIGLMDADDIALTGQELDAMPEEELDKKLEHIAVYARVSPENKIRIVKAWQKKGKITAMTGDGVNDAPALKQADIGVAMGSGTDVAKDSAAMILTDDNFVSIVDAVGVGRTVFDNIKKSIAYLFAGNLGAIIAILFALVLDWINPFTALQLLFINLVNDSLPAIALGMEKAEPDVMKRKPRDINEGIFAGGTMRAVISRGVLIGIAVIISQYIGLQISPEMSVAMAFTTLILARTLQTFAARSNVQTAFGAGFFSNKYVIGAVLLCFVLYGITVLPGAREIFSIPASFGLHEWSIAAGLALAAVVMMEIIKLVQNKFFK from the coding sequence TTGGAGATATACCGCAAAAGCGCGGCAGAAACATTTACACAACTAGAAGCAACAGAACAAGGCTTAACAACTAGTGAGGTAACAAAACGACAAGAAAAATACGGTTTTAACGAACTGAAGAATAAAAAGAAAGATCCACTTTGGAAACTTTTCCTGGAAACATTTAAAGATCCAATGGTTATTGTTTTAGTCGTTGCTGCCTTAGTGCAGTTGGTTTTAGGCGAAGTGGTTGAATCGCTTATTATCTTTTTAGTACTTATTGTCAACTCGATTATTAGCGTAGTTCAGACGAGGAAAGCAGAAAGTTCGCTTGATGCATTACGAGAAATGTCTGCGCCGGTTGCCAAAGTAATTCGTGATGGCTCTAAGCAAAGTATTCATGCGCGCGAACTTGTTCCGGGTGACGTCGTTATTTTGGATGCTGGTGATTTCGTCCCAGCAGACGGCCGTTTGTTCGAAAGCGGCTCTTTAAAAATCGACGAAGGGATGCTTACTGGTGAATCGGAAGCGGTCGAGAAATATATTGATACCATTCCAGATGAAGTGGGGCTTGGCGACCGTGTGAATATGGTTTTCAGCGGTTCCCTCGTTGTATATGGTCGTGGGATGTTTGTTGTAACAGGCACAGCGAGCGAAACAGAAATCGGAAAAATCGCCGGACTTCTTGAAACAGCAGAAGCAAAACAAACACCACTACAAAGAAAACTAGAATCATTCAGTAAAAAGCTAGGACTCGGTATTTTAGCTCTCTGTGTACTTATTTTTGCAGTTGAAGCTGGTCGCGTATTACTCGGCGACAATTCAGCGGATATGGCAACGGCGATTTTAAATGCCTTTATGTTTGCCGTGGCCGTAGCTGTAGCAGCGATTCCGGAAGCACTTTCTTCTATTGTAACGATTGTACTTGCAGTTGGAACAAACAAAATGGCAAAGCAGCACGCGATTATTAGAAAGCTTCCAGCAGTTGAAACACTAGGCTCCACAAGCGTTATTTGTACAGACAAAACCGGAACGTTAACGCAAAATAAAATGACGGTCGTCGATTACTATTTACCCGATGGCACAAAAGAAAATTTCCCGGAAAGTCCAGAAAATTGGTCAGAAGGGGAACGCCGTTTGATTCATATTGCGGTACTTTGTAACGATTCAAATATTAACAGTGAGGGCAAGGAGTTAGGCGACCCGACCGAAGTGGCGCTAATTGCCTTTAGTAATAAAAATAATCAAGATTACAATGAAATTCGCGAAAAATTCATTCGTGAAGGCGAAATTCCCTTTGATTCAGATCGTAAGTTAATGTCTACGCTTCATACCTTTAATGAAAACAAGGCAATGCTAACAAAAGGCGGACCAGACGTGATGTTCGCGCGTTGCAGTTATGTTTTCCTTGATGGGGAAGAAAAGCCAATGACAGAAGAAATTTTAGCGAAATTAAAAGAAACAAATGAAGAATTTTCGAATCAGGCGCTCCGGGTCCTTGCTTACGGCTACAAACGGATGCCTGCTGATACAACTGAATTAAAATTAGAAGATGAGCAAGATATCGTTCTAGTTGGCTTAACTGCAATGATTGATCCGCCACGTGAAGCCGTGTATGCATCGATTGAAGAGTCCAAAAAAGCTGGCATTCGTACAGTCATGATCACCGGTGACCATAAAACAACGGCACAAGCAATCGGCCGTGACATTGGTTTAATGGATGCCGATGATATCGCATTAACAGGCCAAGAACTAGACGCAATGCCAGAAGAAGAACTCGACAAAAAACTAGAACATATCGCAGTCTACGCCCGAGTTTCACCAGAAAATAAAATCCGTATCGTCAAAGCTTGGCAGAAAAAAGGCAAAATCACAGCAATGACTGGCGACGGTGTCAATGATGCACCCGCTTTAAAACAAGCCGATATTGGTGTCGCAATGGGTAGCGGAACCGACGTTGCGAAAGACTCTGCCGCGATGATTCTGACCGATGATAATTTCGTTTCGATTGTGGATGCGGTTGGCGTTGGTAGAACCGTTTTTGACAATATTAAGAAATCAATTGCTTATCTATTTGCAGGAAACCTAGGTGCGATTATTGCGATTTTATTCGCGCTAGTGCTGGACTGGATTAACCCGTTCACTGCGTTACAATTACTATTTATCAACTTAGTCAATGACTCCTTACCAGCAATCGCACTAGGTATGGAAAAAGCAGAACCTGACGTAATGAAACGCAAACCGAGAGATATTAACGAAGGCATTTTTGCTGGTGGAACGATGCGCGCCGTTATCAGCCGCGGTGTATTAATCGGTATCGCTGTTATCATCTCACAATATATCGGGTTGCAAATTTCACCAGAGATGAGTGTTGCAATGGCATTTACTACGCTTATCCTAGCACGTACATTACAAACATTTGCAGCTCGCTCGAATGTCCAAACCGCATTTGGCGCAGGATTCTTCAGTAACAAATACGTAATCGGTGCGGTATTACTTTGTTTCGTCCTATACGGAATTACAGTATTACCAGGAGCTCGAGAAATTTTCTCAATCCCAGCATCATTTGGCCTACATGAATGGTCGATAGCAGCGGGGCTAGCACTTGCAGCAGTTGTGATGATGGAGATTATTAAATTAGTTCAGAATAAGTTTTTCAAATAA